ACTTCAAAAGGATTTAGCGAAAGTCCAACCAGCTTTACCTTCTTACAGGTAGCTGCTCCTGTATTCCTTCTCATATTGACCAGAATGAGAATGCCGGTTTCTACCACATTCTTATTGTTGAGTTGTTTTGCTGCTTCTGCCGAAGACATCACTTCTGTACTGGGAAAGAGCTTAAGCGGATATTTTCTCGCTTTTGCCGCAGGTTTGATTGTTTGGTTATTGGTTACCAAAACCTTTGAAAAGAAATTTGCAACAACTGAAGCAGCAAAGATATGGCTTCCTATTCAGTGGATTACCTCGGGTAGTTTATGGGCAGTTTGGGTTATGCAAGATGCCGCGAATGTGGCTGTATATTTACCTAGGTCATTAAGCTTTGGACAATTTCTTGGCTTTGCTCTGTTTATTTTCTTTGGCCTTGGTTTGTTATTCTATTTGAGAGGGGACAAGATTCAGCAGATTGTAACCGAAAAGTCCAGGGTTACCGATATTCGTTCAGCGACCATTATTGATTTTATTTATGCAATCCTGCTTACTTATAAACTTACAGTAAGTACGGTTCCTATGAGTACAACCTGGGTATTTCTGGGGCTTCTGGCAGGTCGTGAAATCGGGATGAGTATAACGGGTGATAAAAAGATAACTGGTCAGCCAATAGGAAAGGTGCTAAAAATGATATTCAAAGATTTATCCTATGCCTTATTTGGACTGTTGGTATCCATCTTGTTGGCCGTATCGATAAACGCTGATGTTAGGGAAGAGTTATTAAACTACCTCGGCTATTGAAATTGAGATCAAAAAGCTTCATACTAAGGCGTGCTCGTTTATTACGAGCACGCCTTTTTTATTATTCCTGTCCTGCATTCTCTTCGAAAGAAAGTCATCTACATATAACCCAACTATTCGAAAACCAGATGCACTATGAATGCTAACGTATTAGTTTTAAATCAGGACTACCAGCCATTGAGTATTTGCTCGGTGCAACGGTCCATGAAACTCCTTTTTCTGGAAAAGGCTGAGCTACTTCATGACGATCCGGAAAAAGAATTGAGAACTCCGAGAGACGCGTACCAATATCCTTCTGTAATTCGCTTGAGAAGCTACATTCGTATTCCATATACCAAAGTAGTTTTATCGAGAAGGAATGTGATGAGAAGGGATAACTTTGAGTGCCAATATTGCGGAAGTAGATCGAATCTGACCATCGATCATGTAATTCCTAAAAGCCGAGGTGGAGGAGACACCTGGGAAAATCTTGCTACAGCTTGTGAAAGGTGTAATGTAAAGAAAGGAAACAAAACTCCCAGAGAAGCAGAAATGCCTCTCCGATCAAAACCCTATCGTCCGATTCCAATTACTTTTTTCAGGGATTATAATGGCTTTGTTCAAGAGCCCTGGAA
This genomic window from Balneola sp. contains:
- a CDS encoding HNH endonuclease, which encodes MNANVLVLNQDYQPLSICSVQRSMKLLFLEKAELLHDDPEKELRTPRDAYQYPSVIRLRSYIRIPYTKVVLSRRNVMRRDNFECQYCGSRSNLTIDHVIPKSRGGGDTWENLATACERCNVKKGNKTPREAEMPLRSKPYRPIPITFFRDYNGFVQEPWKPYLYMT